TGAAGAGGAATTCAAAAAACTTGCAGGAGTGCTGGATCTTATTTATCACTCTGGAAGCTCCGTTAATTTTATAGAACCTTATTCTTATATGAAAGCACCGAATGTAGAAGGATTAAGGGAAATTATAAAGCTTGCCGGTGCCGAAAGAACCAAATGCCTTGCGTTGTTATCTACCATTTCTGTTTACAGTTGGGGCCATGTTTTCACAGGCAAAAAAGTAATGCTTGAAAGTGATGATATTGAACAGAATATTATGTCAGTAAGCAAAGATATTGGCTATGTAAGGAGTAAATATGTGATGGAGGCTATTGCTGATCTAGCAGCTAAAGAAGGTCTCCCGTTAATCACCTATCGCCTTGGCTATGCCATGTGTCACAGCGAAACGGGTGCCAGTGCTCCTTACCAATGGTGGTCCGGTCTCGTGAAAAATTGTGTTGAATTTAAATCTTATCCTTTGCTGACAGAGCTAAGGGAAGGACTGATCACAGTAGATTATATGACCCAATCTATGGCTCACATCACAAAAAATAAAGATGCGGTTGGTAAAAAGTTCAACCTGATTGCAAAGCCGGAAACCAATCTTACTCTTGAAAATTTCTTTGGTTTGCTAAAGAAATACTACCCGTTTACGCTTGAGGGGCTTCCTTATAAAGAATGGAGAAAGCAGTGGGAAGATGACCGTAAAAACAGGCTCTACCCGCTGACCAGTCTCTTTAAGGATAATATGCATGAAGGACTTTCCACGGTGGAGCTCTATCAGAATACCTATGTCTGGGATTGTTCTAATGTGATGAAGTTCCTTGAAGGATCTGGTATTGAGGAGCCGATATTTGATAAGAAAATGCTGGATTTATATTTGAAATATCTGGGAATTCTGAAATAAAATAAAACTTTGAAATGGCCTTGGTCTATCATCCGGCTTTCTTGTGAGTCTGCAGTTGAAGAAAATCGCTGCCGTTAAATGATGAATTAGTCCAGGTGCCAATGACTGCGAACTAAGTACAGGCGCAACAACATAAGCTGTCTGCACTTTCAACGTGAAATATACAATCCTTTCATTCTGCCCTTAGTTTTTTGCTTTGGGCAGTTTGCTTAAATTCCCTTTTTACCATCTAAGATCATCTGGATCATCTTAACTTTTCTGTTCTCCCTGGTTTCAGATTTCTTGGCTTCCTCTATCCAACGGATGTATTCTTTCCGGTGAGTATAGCTCATTTTATCAAACAGAGCTTTGGCTTCAGGATTTTCATTAAAAACAAAAGCTATATCATCAGCAATTTCAACGGTTCTTTCCTCTTTGTCTTCAATAAGGCTTACTAAAACCTTATCGCCAAAAGTCTTTCCAAGCTGCTTCCGTATGTCTTGGGTTAAGCCTAAAATATGACAGTCAGATTTCATTTTTGCGAGGCTGCCTCGGTATTCCACTTTATTGTCAAATGTAGCTTTAATCTTTACATGTCCTTTTTTGCCAAACAGTTCTACTGTAGAAAAAGGAAATTCCACAAAAGCGGCGTCCATTTCCCCGTTTTGTTGTATCAGTGCGGTAAATTCAATTTTATCTTGCATCATAAAGATTTAAATTCAAAAATAAAAAAACCGTGAACGCAAATTCACGGTTTTTAAAATTTATCAGGAAAAGATTATTTTACCTTTTTTGCTTTCTTAGGCATTTGAGTCGTTCCTGAATTTTTAGACTTTGTATCAGGAGGTGTATTTTCTCCTCTTACAAGCTTTAATTCATCGATCAATCTTCTTGCCCCTGCATATTTGTCGATTGTCCAAAGAACAAAACGTACATCTACGTTGATTGTTTTCTGCCAGTCCTGTTCAAATACGATATCACCGCTTAATGCTTCGCTGTTTCCATCGAATGCGATACCGATAAGGTTTCCGTCTCCATCAATGACAGGAGAACCAGAGTTACCACCGGTAATGTCGTTGTTAGAAAGGAAGTTAACAGGCATATATCCTGCAGCATCAGCATACTGACCGAAATCTTTAAGGTTGTAAAGATCGATCACTCTCTGTGGAAGATCGAATTCTTCGTCACCTTTCTTGTATTTCCCTACAAGACCCGTCATATCAGTATAATAGTTGTCTGTAACTCCGAAATAGTTTCTGTCATTTCTTACAGGAAGTTTATCTACCGTTCCGTACGTTAATCTCATGGTAGAGTTAGCATCCGGATAGAATTTTTTATCAGGCATAGCTTTCATTAATC
The Chryseobacterium sp. W4I1 DNA segment above includes these coding regions:
- a CDS encoding YdeI/OmpD-associated family protein produces the protein MMQDKIEFTALIQQNGEMDAAFVEFPFSTVELFGKKGHVKIKATFDNKVEYRGSLAKMKSDCHILGLTQDIRKQLGKTFGDKVLVSLIEDKEERTVEIADDIAFVFNENPEAKALFDKMSYTHRKEYIRWIEEAKKSETRENRKVKMIQMILDGKKGI